The Lates calcarifer isolate ASB-BC8 linkage group LG19, TLL_Latcal_v3, whole genome shotgun sequence genomic interval GCGGGACTTCGAGGCCACGCTGCTGCACATGTTCGGCCTCAAGAGGCGGCCGCGGCCCAGCCGCTCCACCACCGTGCCCCGCTACCTGCTGGACCTCTATCGGCTGCAGTCAGGGGAGGCCGAGGAGGCTGGGGGGCATGACATTGCTTTTGAGTACCCAGAGAGGTCAGCCAGCCGGGCCAACACTGTGAGGGGCTTCCACCATGAAGGTAAGGAAAAAATAGAGGATGATGGCATCATGTGgtagaaataaataagaagaaaagTAGGAAGGGAGATGATAAATGCATCATGTCAGCAGAGAAACATTACACCATAATCAAAGTCACTGTTGCCAGACAGTCCAATAATTTTGGTAGTGTTATATTTCATTAGCATGGTTGAGGACAGCTAAGTTTTCATGATAAAAAACATTTCCTACATCCCTTGAAACATGATTGTAAGGCAGCTCCACCCATCTCGCCATAACCAAGGAATCTAAGGATGTGGTCACCAAACACTGCATAAAGAGGGGCAAAAAAATTCTGCTAGACAAGCTCTCAAGAGCCTCATTTGACAAAACTCTGCGTGTTTGGTTAGCAGCTGAAGGGAAAGCATACCTTCATATTACTGACTTGCACTTCTCACCCCACCCAGCAGAACATGGCTTAAAAAAGCTCGGTCTTGGCCTGGAATTGGAGTGTGCTCCTCTCTCATGTCTCCAGTTTATATGGAGGGCTCTTTTAGAAGGACCTTCCTCAACGTGCAATTATCTTTAATGCTACTCTGCAGCCTTCTAAATAAAGCCCCTACTGCCAACAATGTGGGTGCTGAGAGCAGACGCTGCAGCTctggagagatggaaaaacagtCTCAGAAGCTGGTGCGATAGAAAGACTGGAACGTTAGAAGGGTTTCTGTTTATTGTGACTTGGATCTGCTTAGTTTTAGCGACAGCTGCAGAGGTTTCAATTAGGCTCAGAGAAACTCCAGGTTGACTGACCTGTTAAATGTAAGTTGAGGTTGGAAAGCTAGACTTGAAACATGTTTAGTAAATGCTTGAAAACTGTCTTGCACATCAGCAGAGAGACTGTTGAGCTGACATGTGAGAGTTAGCAAGTGACCTTGTAGTGTAGTGAACTGAGAAAACCGGGGAGCTTTAGGGCTATAGAACATGTCCACCCTTAGGGGGAGGAGtgaggaaggagggatgagTCAGCCTTAATGGGGCTTGTCAAACACACTGCTAGTGGTAACACACGCCAACACACACTAACACGGCAACGTACCAAAGGCTAGTGAAGAAGAAAGAGTACTGCCGCTGGAGGAGGAACTTCTGCCTGTGATGcaatgtgtatgtgcatgcatgtgtgtatatgtgtgtttgtgtgtgtgggtttccACTGCTCTCTACAGGCTTTTACCCTCCTTCTCCTTTGCTAAACTATGTTAATAATACGCTTTGAGGTCTTTTGAGTGGGAGTGCTTGCTTTCATGGAAGCACCATTGTGCGATAGTGTGATTCAGTTGACTGATCTGTCCAAAACATGGTGAGGTATTACAGTCTGCAGCAGAGGGACAGTAAGGTGTGGAGACATGTTTACAGGAAAGGTAAACCATGTGActtatattcattcattatttgcTAAGTGACATATCTTTGTTGTTTCaatcattttaaatgactttgtGAATTAGCACTCTAGAaggtgtatgtatgtacatttcAAATTTTGAATAAGCTTTGGTTGAAGATTTGAAAACCCTGCATTCCCCTCGCAAGACCTCCTTTCCCATGGGCTTCAGACAAATGGGATTCTACTGTGTTGTCTGACTCCTTAATGATTATTcatgatgaaaatgataaatgtctTAAGTGAACGAACTGCAGAGCtaatcaaaaacacagcaggtttTAATAATGAGAACCACCTGGGTAAGATTAGGGCCTGGGTGTGAAATAACAGGGGTGGACTGAGCAGGAAAATAGTAGACACAACATTCCTTTCCCCAACAATGGTGATCTTGCCAGAAATCTGCAGACTGAGCGTGGAACAGGGAGCCTCCACTGTGTTTATACTGTAGCTGTGGTACGTTAATCACCACCCTCCTTGTAATGCGTGTTTCAGCAAAGTGCTCAGAGAAGGCATTGAAAGAAGGGCAGGATAATCCTTACAGATAGATAAGGAAGTGTGGACgatgtatatttatattcttGAATACCCTAGAGAGCTTGAAAAGTGTGCATGTACAGTCTTTTGTGTCAATTAAAGCATGTTGAGAGTGTTAAAGTCTTAACACAGCTCAAAGCTGATCTGCTGGTACTGTCAGAGGGCAAAAAGTACAGTGATACAGATCAACAAGAGACACAGTATCTTCATGGAAACTGAATTTCTAAGATATACATCTAAATTAAAGTTGTGAGTTTATTTTCTACGCGTCGTATTAGTTGATATTACCCACACTGAATAAGCATCCCACATCTCTCGTCTTGCTAATTTTCAGAGCACATGGAGAGGGTGCATGAGCTGGACGGTGGAGAGACCGTGCCCCTTCGCTTCCTGTTCAACCTCAGCAGCATCCCAGAGGACGAGCTGCTCTCCTCGGCCGAACTTAGGCTCTACCGTCATCAGATTGATGAGGCCATCACCGATACCCTCTCAGAAGAGCAGGGGCTTCACCGGATAAACGTGTACGAGGTGCTGAAGCCCCCGCGGCCCGGGCAGCTGATCACACAGCTCTTGGACACACGGCTCGTGCGGCACAACACGTCGCGCTGGGAGAGCTTCGACGTCAGCCCCGCTGTGCTGCGCTGGACTCGCGAGCGCCTCCCAAATTACGGGCTGGCTGTGGAGGTTCTGCACCTCAACCAGACGCCGCACCACCAGGGCCGTCACGTCCGCATCAGCCGCTCGCTGCACCAGGAGCCTGGCGAGGACTGGGAGCAGCTACGCCCCCTCCTGGTTACCTTTGGCCATGACGGAAAAGGTCACCCGCTGACCCGCCGGACCAAGCGGAGCCCCAAGCAACGGGGCCGTAAACGCAACCGCAACTGCCGGCGCCACGCACTGTATGTGGACTTCAGCGATGTAGGCTGGAATGACTGGATAGTGGCACCCCCTGGTTACCAGGCTTATTACTGCCACGGGGAATGCCCCTTCCCTCTGGCAGATCATCTGAACTCAACCAACCATGCCATTGTTCAGACACTGGTGAACTCTGTGAACAATAACATTCCCAAGGCCTGCTGCGTGCCAACAGAGCTCAGCGCCATCTCTATGCTCTACCTAGATGAACATGACAAGGTGGTCCTTAAAAACTACCAGGAAATGGTAGTGGAGGGCTGCGGCTGCCGTTAACACACACGCTAACTAGAACTTGGACTTGGACTGGCGACTTGAAAAAAGCAACATGGACGCTAAAACGAATCAGAAGGTCTTTACTCCcaaaaatgttcacttggaccCTTATTTATAACTTTTATGTTGAGGTGTATGTttgtctcactttttttttgtttctttgacaATATGATCATATATTttgacaaaatatatatatatttatatctacatattaaaaataaattgagtccttattttaaacataaaaagctGTACAACTTTTCATAATGTACATTAGATTGTATAAGTTTTTTTATTgagaaaatagtaaaaacaatctaaaaagtaaagtttatttacttGTAATATTTATTGCTTTcatattatatacatttttggagaaaaaaaataaaaacatgaattgCTTCCAATAATACATTCTAGCAGATCACAAGATGCACGCTTTGTGAATTTGCATAAATTAGAGCACTGCGTGAATTTGTCACAACACTTCATCAtttgaaataatcaaaaatgtACACTGACTTCAATTAACCTCTTCACATTGATATTAAGATGATGGTTTTAATTAGTCCCTTGATAACTATCTACCACAGGGGATTTGAAAAAATAAGTTGACAGTAAATTTCTAGTATGGTTTTAACATGAATTTGGATATAAATTCTAAACCTGATATTTACCCTGGTGGCCTTTTAATGTGTTCAGATCAGCTTTTAGCTAAAAGAAAGATAAAAGCAGAGGAATCTTTCTAACGCTTTGTCTTTCCcaaataaagaaagacaaacaggtGGAAATTATCACCCatacattttctaaattttCTGTAACAGAAGCTGTTACAAAAATGCTATGCTATTTCAACGATAGTGGGCCTCATTGTTCTCAAATTTCACTTTTATGTCAATTAGGGCTAACATGTGGTAGTTGGACACTCACTAATCCAATTGTAGTCGGGGTGGGTTGACTGTGGGAGAGTGATTCTATTGTTCCTGACATCCCCACATTGGGGGCATGATTGTGGCCGATGTGTCCTGCCCTGACACAAGGCGGCTGAGTCCTCAGAAGAATCAAAGGTTAGACGCTCTGTCTCCTGCCTTTGTCTTCAGCGGCTCATGCCGGCAGAGCAAAGACGCCTGTCTCCAACCTGTGCCCCATTACACAATAGGCTTCTACATCACTTATTTACAAGCTGACGGCTGGCCCAAATTATATGATAATGTTTGGAGAGAGAGACTTCTTTGAACtgctgggggggtgggggcgtTTGCTGTGCATTGTTTCGCAGAGGGTGCCCTGTACATCATCATGTCCCAGGGGTGAACCACTGGACTttgtttaaaatcaaaatgataATATAATCCCATTTTAAAAGAATTTTAATGCTCTCGTTTTAATGCATAAATCCAACgtttaaacattacatttaattgGCGTTTGCCTCAGGAGAAACTCATTTTTATTCAGTCAGAGCTTatctataaaaatattttactattttgtgtCAAATAAATTAGGGATGACGTTAGGTGATTTTCTCTAACGACAAGTTAAGATTGTTAGTGTTTCCTACTAAAGCATGCACAGGCCCCTCAGGCCCTATGATGGCCACTGGGCTTCTCTTTGATGCCCACATATCACCGTCAAAAACAAGGCAGAGCACTaaaggagaagaggacagagaagaatttcattttgaagttgctgaaggcagaagagaaggagctgcaggagggTCGGaggtgcgtgcatgtgtgttcaggAAGAAATgctggggtggtggtggggtggtggtgttTTCAGCAGCTTGACAGCAGCTTTACAAGATTTCAACTGATCTCGCCCTAAAGTTGAGATAACATCAGCCAGTTATGGTAATTGTCTGTTCATTATCCCACTACCCTACACAAAGAAAGGATGCATGTTTATTAAAAGGCCCCGGAGAGCGATGTTTATATAAGCTCAGCACACCCAGTGAGCCTGTCATTTAAGTTTACCACCGGCCTGCTTCAAGTCGAGCCCTTAAAGTTTATGTTTGGAGGAGGAGAAACCTGGGCCCCTCAAATCCTCCATACAGTGTCATCAGCCATGTGATTGTTAAGACCTTTAGGAAATAGATAGAtaaatgtgagtgtttgtgaaGGGAGGTAaggaggagggtggtggtggtggtgggggcgggggggggtCAATTACAGAATGAGTCCTGAAAAACAGATTGAGGGCTTTGTCATGCCTATGTGACGTGCCACTCAGTCTCCTGTAAGTGCTCGTTCTCACGCAATTACAGGTGAGTCATTATGCGGCAGGTCTATTGACACTGCTCGACTAATTGACTGGGCGAAGTCTtcaaaaagctttttatttGGACGTTCCACCGTAAAAGCCGAGTGTTTATAGACAGTAAACCTCCCCGCAGGAACAAAGGAAGATGATCCTCACTTGCATTGGCGTGCTGCGTGAGTGGGTGCACTCTATATCTCTATCGCAGAAATCTTCCTTTTTACCTCAGAGTTACCAGATGTTAGAGATCagaatgtatttgtgtgtttttatcaggCTTTCAGGTAAGTCATGTGacacaaaaatgcatttaaaatgtaatttttgcaAATGGTAAAGGAATAGTTCACAGTTTTCAACACAGTCAGAGCCTTGAAGTGTAGCTGAACATTCCCTTTTAAACAGCTCATTGATGACATGATATGCGACTATCTGAGACACCTGACAGAAGAATtacacaagagaaagaaaaagtctCTTGCTACAAAACCTTTAGGTTTTAGGCATTCCTTTAGACCCCTAGGTCTTTCACACTGTCATGTTTTTACAACAGCAACCAAGAGTGGTAAGTAACAACGGTGCTTTGAGACAGTTTGTACAAAAATTTGCATTTAcctgattaattgttttgtctattaaatgtaaagaaaacagtaaaaactggCCAACTGGCAAAATTTAAACTGAGGTCCAGAAGCATAAGAAGAGCAGGAGTTTATTTTATagctgtgtgtatatatatatatatatttgtgatgTAAATCACAGCGTAACCCACAAACAGCAAATCAACTTTATGCTCAACtacctgaaaatatttttagtttGCCTTAAcaaatttctaaaataaataaataaaataagtgagtacaactgactgactgtgactTCCTCACACATGAAAccacaggaaaacaaagtatTGTTTGCATTAATAAACATAAgctaaatatgttttttgtcagtaaGTCTACAGGGCAATATCAGAAGTCAACAGAGTTCATTTACTACAAACACTGCAAGCAACCTGTTGTGACAGCTTTAGTAGCtacagctagctagctaaaaaCATCCTCTACCCTAGCTAactaactagctaacattagatTCCATTAGCTAGCAAGCTAGCTTGATAATGTTTAGCTGACGGAGGCGCTGCTGTCCCACAGgttgtgaacagaaacagataTTTGAACATGCTTAATATGAAATGTTAATATGTACCAAGGGTGACcatattttggttttcaaaCAAGAGGACACTTGTTAGTAGACACTCAAGTGTTACTCACTGCTGGAAGGGTGTCGTTCTTGTCCCTCCGACTGtcagatgagacagaaacacgGTCGCTTATCACTGAGATATTGGCTGAAGTTAGTCTCATTTGGCGGATCGATACGAGCGTAAGGCTTACCGACAAGCCGCTCAGACTCGCTGACTGGTCTGCCAAGGGTATGCTCAAACATTAGCCTAATAGATGCGTCGGCAGGAGGATGTCAAAACTCTTTCGTCAACAGAATTAAATCATGTTCATTCACACATGCGCATAAAATGCGAAACGTCAGCCTGAATGAAACAAACCTTGGCTACTTCATAGCTGGCCACAGGGGTGTTGACACTCAAGATAATGTCTTTAGATTGCTTATTTTGTCCAGTCAACAGTCCAATACTCAATGATAATTAgtctaaaaatatataaaatcaaaacaaacaacaaaccctCACAATTAGAAAGAGCAAATAACTGGCATATTATCTAAGTTATTAATAATcttaattttgtgtttgtgttgatccAAAAATCAGTAATTCAGTAAACCAAATGTTTCACTAATGAAGATAAACTGGAAATATTTCCTTTTCGCTTCAGGTTGGCCTTCTATTCACACTAAACCATGATATTTTTTTACTCTGTAAAACAGAGCTGGGAAACCCTTTTGTCAAAGTGGCTATCTCATGTTGTAGTATGGGTGGAGGAACCAAGTTTCCAAAAACTCTAATCTTCTCATCACCCAAATCCATTCATTGCAGATCCTTTGCAGCTAATGGTGGAAGTGCATTACTTTGTTGGCAAGTTTTGAGATTCCCATAGAAGAAGTTCCAAAGTCCACAGCAAGGTCTTGGGATTATCCTG includes:
- the bmp4 gene encoding bone morphogenetic protein 4 produces the protein MIPGNRMLMVILICQVLLGESNHASLIPEEGKKKVPGLQGRSAAQSHELLRDFEATLLHMFGLKRRPRPSRSTTVPRYLLDLYRLQSGEAEEAGGHDIAFEYPERSASRANTVRGFHHEEHMERVHELDGGETVPLRFLFNLSSIPEDELLSSAELRLYRHQIDEAITDTLSEEQGLHRINVYEVLKPPRPGQLITQLLDTRLVRHNTSRWESFDVSPAVLRWTRERLPNYGLAVEVLHLNQTPHHQGRHVRISRSLHQEPGEDWEQLRPLLVTFGHDGKGHPLTRRTKRSPKQRGRKRNRNCRRHALYVDFSDVGWNDWIVAPPGYQAYYCHGECPFPLADHLNSTNHAIVQTLVNSVNNNIPKACCVPTELSAISMLYLDEHDKVVLKNYQEMVVEGCGCR